One stretch of Oceanimonas pelagia DNA includes these proteins:
- the ileS gene encoding isoleucine--tRNA ligase has protein sequence MSDYKHTLNLPETEFPMRGNLAQREPAMLQRWIDEDLYGAVRRAKAGKKPFILHDGPPYANGSIHIGHSVNKILKDIIVKSKGLLGYDSPYIPGWDCHGLPIELKVESKVGKPGVKVSAAEFREACRAYAKEQVEGQKADFIRLGVLGDWDNPYLTMNFDTEANIIRALGKIIDKGHLHKGSKPVHWCTDCGSALAEAEVEYEDKRSPAIDVRFKAVDEASVVASFDCADGHTGQGPVSVVIWTTTPWTLPANRAVALHAELNYALVQVEGDHPERLILAADLVKDVMDRAGISHYHNLGYCQGAALELKRFQHPFYDFDVPAILGDHVTTDSGTGAVHTAPGHGQEDFAVGQHYGLEVANPVGGNGVYLPDTELFAGQHVFKANDAVVEVLKERGALLHHEAYTHSYPHCWRHKTPIIFRATPQWFISMDQAGLRGQALSEIQKVQWVPEWGQNRIQSMVENRPDWCISRQRTWGVPIALFVHKDTQELHPRATELMEEVARRVEQAGIQAWWDLDPAELLGEEADQYEKVLDTLDVWFDSGSTHASVVDVRPEFQGHPADMYLEGSDQHRGWFMSSLMISTAMKGHAPYRQVLTHGFTVDGQGRKMSKSIGNVVSPQEVMNKLGADILRLWVASTDYSGEMTVSDEILKRSADAYRRIRNTARFLLANLNGFNPETDMVAPEDMVVIDRWAVGRAQAIQQEITQAYDEYNFHLVTQKLMQFCSIEMGSFYLDVIKDRQYTAKADSQARRSCQTALYHIVEALVRWMAPIMSFTADEIWALLPGERERFVFTEEFYDGLFGLAEGEQLNDAYWAELLKVRQAVNKALESARSNKVIGGALEADITLYADDALAGKLAQLGDELRFVMLTSRVTIAPLSDAADAADTDLAGLKVGVARSAAEKCGRCWHHVDDVGTIEGHDGICGRCVSNVAGDGEVRRFA, from the coding sequence ATGAGCGACTATAAACACACCCTGAATTTGCCCGAAACGGAGTTTCCCATGCGCGGCAACCTGGCTCAGCGCGAGCCGGCCATGCTGCAGCGCTGGATTGATGAAGATCTCTACGGTGCCGTGCGCCGCGCCAAGGCCGGCAAGAAGCCCTTTATTCTTCACGACGGTCCTCCCTACGCCAACGGCAGCATTCACATTGGTCACTCGGTCAACAAGATCCTGAAAGACATCATCGTCAAGTCCAAGGGCCTGCTGGGTTACGATTCGCCCTACATTCCGGGCTGGGACTGCCATGGCCTGCCCATTGAACTGAAAGTGGAAAGCAAGGTCGGCAAGCCCGGCGTCAAGGTGTCGGCCGCCGAGTTCCGCGAGGCCTGTCGTGCCTACGCCAAGGAGCAGGTGGAAGGTCAGAAGGCCGACTTTATTCGCCTGGGGGTGCTGGGTGACTGGGATAACCCCTACCTGACCATGAACTTCGACACCGAGGCCAATATCATTCGTGCTCTCGGCAAGATCATCGACAAGGGCCACCTGCACAAAGGCTCCAAGCCGGTGCACTGGTGTACCGACTGCGGCTCCGCCCTGGCCGAGGCCGAGGTGGAATACGAAGACAAGCGCTCGCCGGCCATCGACGTGCGCTTCAAGGCCGTTGACGAGGCCTCCGTGGTGGCCAGCTTTGACTGTGCCGACGGCCACACCGGCCAGGGCCCGGTGTCCGTGGTGATCTGGACCACCACCCCCTGGACCCTGCCTGCCAACCGGGCGGTGGCACTGCACGCCGAGCTCAACTACGCCCTGGTACAGGTGGAAGGTGACCACCCCGAGCGGTTGATCCTGGCCGCCGATCTGGTCAAGGATGTGATGGATCGTGCCGGCATCAGCCACTACCACAATCTGGGTTACTGCCAGGGTGCGGCCCTGGAACTGAAGCGTTTCCAGCATCCCTTCTACGACTTCGATGTACCGGCCATTCTGGGCGACCACGTCACCACCGACTCCGGTACCGGTGCCGTGCACACCGCCCCCGGCCACGGCCAGGAAGACTTTGCGGTCGGCCAGCACTACGGACTGGAAGTGGCCAACCCGGTCGGCGGTAACGGCGTTTACCTGCCCGACACCGAGTTGTTCGCCGGTCAGCACGTGTTCAAGGCCAATGACGCCGTGGTGGAGGTGCTCAAGGAGCGAGGCGCCCTGCTGCACCACGAGGCTTACACCCATTCCTACCCGCACTGCTGGCGGCACAAGACCCCCATCATCTTCCGTGCCACCCCCCAGTGGTTTATCAGCATGGATCAGGCCGGCCTGCGTGGCCAGGCGCTGTCCGAGATCCAGAAGGTACAGTGGGTACCCGAGTGGGGGCAGAACCGTATTCAGTCCATGGTGGAGAACCGCCCCGACTGGTGTATCTCCCGTCAGCGCACCTGGGGTGTGCCCATCGCCCTGTTTGTGCACAAAGACACTCAGGAGCTGCACCCCCGTGCCACCGAGCTGATGGAAGAAGTGGCCAGGCGGGTGGAGCAGGCCGGCATTCAGGCCTGGTGGGATCTGGATCCGGCCGAGCTGCTGGGCGAGGAAGCCGATCAGTACGAAAAAGTACTCGATACTCTGGACGTGTGGTTCGACTCCGGCTCCACCCACGCCTCGGTGGTGGATGTGCGCCCCGAGTTCCAGGGCCATCCCGCCGACATGTATCTGGAAGGTTCCGATCAGCATCGGGGCTGGTTTATGTCGTCGCTGATGATCTCCACCGCCATGAAGGGCCATGCTCCTTACCGGCAGGTGCTGACCCACGGCTTCACCGTGGACGGCCAGGGCCGCAAGATGTCCAAGTCCATCGGTAACGTGGTCAGTCCTCAGGAGGTAATGAACAAGCTGGGTGCCGATATTCTGCGGCTGTGGGTGGCCAGCACCGACTATTCCGGTGAAATGACGGTGTCCGACGAGATTTTGAAGCGTAGCGCCGACGCCTACCGCCGTATTCGTAACACCGCCCGCTTCCTGCTGGCCAACCTCAACGGTTTCAATCCGGAAACCGACATGGTGGCGCCGGAAGACATGGTGGTGATCGATCGCTGGGCGGTGGGCCGTGCTCAGGCCATTCAGCAGGAAATCACTCAGGCCTATGACGAGTACAACTTCCACCTGGTGACCCAGAAGCTGATGCAGTTCTGCTCCATCGAGATGGGCTCTTTCTACCTGGATGTGATCAAGGACCGCCAGTACACCGCCAAGGCCGACAGCCAGGCGCGCCGCTCCTGCCAGACTGCGCTCTATCACATTGTGGAGGCCCTGGTTCGCTGGATGGCGCCGATCATGAGCTTTACCGCCGACGAGATCTGGGCCCTGCTGCCCGGCGAGCGTGAGCGTTTTGTGTTTACCGAAGAGTTCTACGACGGCCTGTTTGGCCTGGCCGAAGGCGAGCAGCTGAACGACGCCTACTGGGCCGAGTTGCTCAAGGTGCGTCAGGCGGTGAACAAGGCGCTGGAAAGTGCCCGCAGCAACAAGGTGATCGGCGGCGCGCTGGAAGCCGACATTACCCTCTATGCCGACGACGCCCTGGCCGGCAAACTGGCGCAACTGGGCGACGAACTGCGCTTTGTGATGCTGACCTCCAGGGTCACCATTGCGCCGCTTTCCGACGCCGCGGACGCCGCCGATACCGATCTGGCCGGCCTCAAGGTGGGCGTGGCCCGAAGCGCGGCCGAGAAGTGTGGCCGTTGCTGGCACCATGTGGACGATGTGGGCACCATTGAGGGCCATGACGGCATTTGCGGTCGTTGTGTGTCCAACGTGGCCGGAGACGGCGAAGTTCGCCGGTTTGCCTGA
- the ribF gene encoding bifunctional riboflavin kinase/FAD synthetase yields MELIRGIHNIKAWHRGCVLSIGNFDGVHLGHQAVLRGLVEQARRLGVPACVMVFEPQPQELFAGSEAPPRLTRLREKYMQLARLGIDRLLCVRFTPDFAARSPDDFIRGLLVDKLGVRFLVVGDDFRFGRNRGGDFSLLTQAGRAFDFEVVSTQSWRMENRRVSSTLIRKALADDRLDEAARMLGRPFSLCGRVAHGAKLGRTIGFPTANVALKRRVIPVAGVYAVRLRVDGHDYAGVANIGHKPTVNGTQALLEVHLFGFAGDLYGKQVEVALCHKLRNEQKFASFALLKEQIQRDAARARQWFGLAVSEPNGM; encoded by the coding sequence ATGGAGTTAATTCGCGGCATTCACAATATCAAGGCCTGGCATCGTGGCTGCGTGCTGTCCATCGGCAATTTCGACGGCGTGCATCTGGGGCACCAGGCGGTGCTGCGCGGGCTGGTGGAGCAGGCGCGCCGGCTTGGCGTGCCCGCCTGTGTGATGGTGTTTGAGCCCCAGCCGCAGGAGTTGTTCGCCGGCAGCGAGGCGCCGCCCCGGCTGACCCGGCTTCGGGAAAAGTACATGCAACTGGCCCGGCTTGGCATCGACCGGTTGCTGTGCGTGCGCTTTACTCCCGACTTTGCCGCCCGAAGCCCGGATGACTTTATCCGCGGTCTGCTGGTCGACAAACTGGGGGTGCGCTTTCTGGTGGTGGGTGACGATTTTCGCTTTGGCCGTAACCGGGGCGGAGATTTCAGCCTGCTGACCCAGGCCGGCCGGGCCTTTGACTTTGAGGTGGTCAGCACCCAGAGCTGGCGCATGGAAAACCGCCGGGTCAGCAGCACGCTGATTCGCAAGGCACTGGCCGACGATCGTCTGGACGAGGCGGCCCGCATGCTGGGCCGGCCCTTCAGCCTGTGCGGCCGGGTGGCCCACGGCGCCAAGCTGGGCCGGACCATCGGCTTTCCCACCGCCAATGTGGCGCTCAAGCGCCGGGTGATTCCGGTGGCGGGCGTGTATGCGGTGCGGCTGAGGGTGGACGGCCACGATTATGCCGGCGTGGCCAATATCGGCCACAAGCCCACGGTCAACGGCACTCAGGCACTGCTGGAAGTGCACCTGTTTGGTTTTGCCGGCGATCTCTACGGCAAACAGGTGGAAGTGGCCCTGTGCCACAAGCTGCGTAATGAACAAAAATTCGCTTCCTTTGCGCTGTTGAAGGAGCAGATTCAACGCGATGCCGCCAGGGCCCGACAGTGGTTCGGGCTGGCGGTGTCAGAACCGAACGGAATGTAG
- the murJ gene encoding murein biosynthesis integral membrane protein MurJ, whose protein sequence is MTLVSRVLGLARDVVIANLMGAGASADVFFFANRIPNFLRRLFAEGAFNQAFVPVMTEYKQTKSFKDTQDLLAAVSGTLGLIVTVVTLAGMVGSGVVTALFGAGWFMEWLQGGPEAHKFELASLLLKITFPYLWFICFTAMAGAILNTFGKFAVSSFTPVFLNVCIIAAAWWLSPRLAQPEIGLAVGVFAGGLVQFLFQFPFLARLKLLVRPRWAWHHPGVVKIRTLMIPALFGVSVSQVNLLFDTMLASFLATGSISYLYYSDRLLEFPLGLFGIAIATVILPALSSRHVDDAHDGFAATMDWGVRMVLLMGFPAMLGLIVLSEPMLRVLFMRGEFGMEEVAAAGKSLVAYGLGLQAFMLIKVLAPGYYARQDTRTPVRFGIIAMVANMVFNAVLIFPLGYVGLALATAMSGMLNAGLLGWGLYQRAVYRPSRTTLIFTGQVAAAGAGMAALLWWLSPPLTVWAGWELGQSGLHLLGYIGAGALCYGALLLLLGVRPRHFRAVEA, encoded by the coding sequence ATGACCCTGGTTTCCCGCGTGCTGGGGCTGGCCCGGGATGTGGTCATCGCCAATCTGATGGGGGCGGGGGCCTCCGCCGACGTGTTCTTTTTTGCCAACCGTATTCCCAACTTTCTGCGCCGGCTGTTTGCCGAAGGGGCCTTCAACCAGGCCTTTGTGCCGGTGATGACCGAGTACAAGCAGACCAAAAGCTTCAAGGACACCCAGGACCTGCTGGCGGCGGTGTCGGGCACTCTGGGGCTGATTGTAACGGTGGTGACCCTGGCGGGCATGGTGGGCTCGGGGGTGGTCACCGCCCTGTTCGGCGCCGGCTGGTTTATGGAGTGGCTGCAGGGCGGCCCCGAGGCCCACAAGTTCGAGCTGGCGTCACTGCTGCTGAAAATCACCTTTCCCTATCTGTGGTTTATCTGTTTCACCGCCATGGCCGGGGCCATTCTCAACACCTTTGGCAAGTTCGCGGTGTCGTCCTTTACCCCGGTGTTTCTCAATGTGTGCATCATAGCCGCGGCCTGGTGGCTGTCGCCCCGGCTGGCCCAGCCGGAAATCGGTCTGGCGGTGGGGGTGTTTGCCGGCGGTCTGGTGCAGTTTCTGTTTCAGTTTCCGTTTCTGGCCCGCCTCAAGTTGCTGGTGCGGCCGCGCTGGGCCTGGCATCACCCCGGGGTGGTAAAAATCCGCACCCTGATGATTCCGGCGCTGTTTGGCGTCTCGGTGAGCCAGGTGAACCTGCTGTTCGACACCATGCTGGCCTCCTTTCTGGCCACCGGCTCCATCAGCTATCTGTATTATTCCGACCGGTTGCTGGAATTTCCCTTGGGGCTGTTTGGCATTGCCATCGCCACCGTGATTTTGCCGGCCCTGTCCAGCCGCCATGTGGACGATGCTCACGACGGCTTTGCCGCCACCATGGACTGGGGCGTGCGCATGGTGCTGCTGATGGGCTTTCCCGCCATGCTGGGGTTGATTGTGCTGAGCGAGCCCATGTTGCGGGTGCTGTTTATGCGCGGTGAATTCGGTATGGAGGAAGTGGCGGCGGCGGGCAAGAGCCTGGTGGCCTATGGCCTGGGGCTGCAGGCCTTCATGCTGATCAAGGTGCTGGCGCCGGGCTACTACGCCCGTCAGGATACCAGGACCCCGGTGCGCTTTGGCATTATCGCCATGGTGGCCAACATGGTGTTCAATGCCGTGCTGATCTTTCCCCTGGGCTATGTGGGCCTGGCGCTGGCCACGGCGATGTCGGGCATGCTCAACGCCGGCCTGCTGGGCTGGGGGCTGTATCAGCGTGCGGTCTACCGGCCCAGCCGGACCACGCTGATTTTCACGGGGCAGGTGGCCGCAGCGGGTGCCGGCATGGCGGCTTTGCTGTGGTGGCTGTCGCCGCCGCTGACGGTGTGGGCCGGCTGGGAGCTGGGGCAGAGCGGCCTGCACCTGCTGGGTTATATCGGCGCCGGTGCCCTCTGTTACGGCGCGCTGCTGCTGCTGCTGGGCGTGCGGCCGCGGCATTTTCGGGCCGTTGAGGCCTGA
- the rpsT gene encoding 30S ribosomal protein S20, with the protein MANIKSAKKRAIQAEKRRKHNASRRSMVRTYVKKVIAAIATGDKANAQKAFDAAQPLLDRMATKGLIHKNKAARHKSRLNAQIKAL; encoded by the coding sequence TTGGCTAACATCAAGTCTGCTAAGAAACGCGCGATTCAGGCTGAAAAGCGTCGTAAGCACAACGCCAGCCGCCGTTCCATGGTGCGCACCTACGTGAAAAAAGTAATTGCCGCCATCGCCACCGGTGACAAGGCCAACGCCCAGAAGGCGTTTGACGCCGCTCAGCCGCTGCTGGACCGCATGGCCACCAAAGGTCTGATCCACAAGAACAAGGCCGCTCGCCACAAGAGCCGCCTGAATGCCCAGATCAAAGCCCTGTAA
- a CDS encoding ArsR/SmtB family transcription factor has product MNIEDMEANAARAVKLLKALANERRLFILCHLLDNELSVGEMNQFLGLSQSALSQHLAILRNDDLVSTRKEAQTVYYSLKSDEVREMIALLHRLYCQ; this is encoded by the coding sequence ATGAATATCGAGGACATGGAAGCCAACGCCGCCCGGGCGGTGAAGCTGCTCAAGGCCCTGGCCAACGAGCGGCGGCTGTTTATTCTGTGCCATCTGCTCGACAACGAACTGTCGGTGGGGGAGATGAACCAGTTTCTGGGCCTGAGCCAGTCGGCCCTGTCCCAGCACCTGGCGATTTTGCGCAACGACGATCTGGTGAGCACCCGCAAGGAAGCCCAGACCGTGTATTATTCGCTGAAAAGCGACGAAGTGCGGGAAATGATCGCCCTGCTGCACCGGCTGTATTGTCAGTAG